The genomic region GTCGCAGACGCTGGGCAGGGACTTCCTCGGCTCGAAGGTCGCCGCGCGCTACCCGGACGGCCTCGTGCCGCAGGGGATCAGCGCGGAGCTGATCGCGCGGAGGTGGAACCTGTCACGGGCCCAGCTGGACGAGTTCTCCGCCGAGTCGCACCGGAAGGCCGCCACGGCGTGGAAGAACGGGTTCTTCGACTCCCAGGTCGTGAAGGTCACCGACCTGGCCGTGGACGAGACGATCCGGCCCGACACGACCGCGGAGGTGCTGGCCGGGTTGCGGCCCGCGTTCCGGGCCGAGCACTGGGAGCAGCGGTTCCCCGAGCTCGACTGGCGGATCACCGCGGGCAACAGCTCGCCGGTCAACGACGGCGCCGCGGCCGTTCTCGTCACCAGCGAGGAGGCCGCGCAGCGCCACGGACTGCGGCCCCGCGCTCGCGTGCACTCCTTCGCCGTCGCCGGTGACGACCCGGTCTTCATGCTCACCGGCATCATCCCGGCCACGCAGAAGGTGCTGGCGCGCGCCGGGCTCACGATCCACGACATCGACGTCTTCGAGGTCAACGAGGCGTTCGCGCCGGTCGTGCTGGCGTGGCAGGTGGAGACCGGCGCGGACCTCGCCAAGGTCAACGCCAACGGCGGCGCCATCGCGATCGGCCACCCGCTGGGCGGCTCCGGTGCCCGGCTGATGACCACGTTGCTGCACAACCTGGAGCAGACCGGCGGCCGTTACGGGCTGCAGGTCATGTGCGAGGCCGGCGGGCTCGCCAACGCGACGATCATCGAGAGGACCTGAGCGTGGACCGCACCCGCAGCTGTTCCTGGAGCGATCCCCAGAGGCTGGCCGAGGTGGTGAAGGAGACCGACGGCGCCGAGTTCCTCAAGAAGATCGGCAGCGGCGACCTGCCCGCTCCCCCGGTCGCCGAGACCACCTGCATCACCATGGCGGAGATCGGCGACGGCTACGCGCGGTTCGAGCTCACGCCCGCCGAGTGGCACCACAACCCGATCGGCTCGGTGCACGGCGGCATCCTCTCGACGCTCGCCGACACCGCGCTGGGTTGTGCGGTGCACAGCACGCTCCCGGCGGGCACCGGCTACACCTCACTCGACCTGACGATCAAGTTCACCCGCCCGGCCACGCTCGCCAGCGGCACGCTCACCTGCGAGGGCCGGGTCGTCACGAGTGGCCGCCGCACCGCCACCGCGGAAGGGCGCATCACCGACGGCTCCGGCCGGGTGATCGCCCACGCCGTCACGACCTGCCTGCTCTTCGGTTGATCCGCACCTCCAGCCCCTCCGGCCCGAGCCCCTCGGTGCCGGCAGGGGCGACCCGCACGCTGACCGGCTGACCGGTCTCGGCCGACACGACCTGCAACGGCCCGTCGTCGCGCAGGTAGGTGTCACCCCACTGCATCAGGCCGACGATCACCGGCAGCAGCGCGGTGCCCATCTCGGTGAGCACGTACTCGTACCGCGTGCGCGCGCCCGGCTCCCGGTAGGGCCGCTTCGCCAGCACGCCGAACTCGACGAGCTCCTTGAGCCGCTTGGCCGCGACCGCCTCGGTGATGCCCACGCGCCGCACGAACCCGTCGAACCTCGTGGTGCCGTAGAACGCCTCGCGCAGCAGGAGCACGGCCGACTTCGTGCCGATGACGTCCAGCGCCAGCGCGATCGAGCAGCGGTCCGGCTGCCACTGGTCCAGCGCGGCCAACGGGCCCTTCATGTGCATGGGCATGGCGAGCAGCCTACACCTGGCTAGTGTCGAGCATACCCAGCACTACGCGCGGGCCAACGCCTTGGCGAGGAACGGCACGGCCAGCGCGAGGACCTCGTCCGGGTTCTGGACGTGCGGGTAGTGCCCGGCACCCTCGACGACCACCAGCTCACCACGTCCGCGGGGCAGGTCGGCGACGACCTTCTCCCCCTCGGCACGCGGGTCGGCCCAGTCGGGATCGGCACTGCCCATGACGACCAGCACGGGACAGGTGACCTCAGCCAGACGCGCGCCGGCATCGGCGGGACTGGTCTTGCACATGGCCTGCAGCACCTCCATCCGGCCGGGCTCGCTCAGCTTGGCCTCGATGCGCGCGAGCTCGGCGGTCCAGTCGGCCGGCTTCACCGGCACCGCGAGGTCGAGGTACTTCTTCCAGGCGGCCAGGCTTCCGCCGATCATGACCTTCGCCAGCTGCGCGTAGCCCGCCCGGAACCGCTTCACCCGCAGCAGCCCGCCCACGTCGACGGACTGCGCGCGGGTGAACGGCGCGAGCTCGACGACACCGGCGACCACGTCGGGTGCGGTGGCGGCCGCGATCGTCGCCGCACCGCCGCTGATGGAGTGGCCGATGATCACGGCGGGACCACCGAGGTGGCGGACGACGGCCACCAGGTCTCCCGCGATGCCGGTGCGGCTGTAGCCGTCCCAGCCGACGCCGGAGTCACCACAGCCGCGGATGTCGACGTTCGCCACCCGGTACCAGCGCCGGGGCGAGGAAGCGGTACGAGTGGCGGCTGTCGCCGATGCCGTGGGCGAGCACGACGAGGGGCCCCTGCCCGGTCACGTCGTAGGCGATGGTGTTCCCGGCGATGTTCAGGTGCTCGGTCATGCCGCCCTCTCAGGTGGAGCTAATGTCGTTAGCTCAAAGCTAATGCCATTAGCTTCCGCTGTCAACGCCGGCGCCGCAGCCGTGGAGGATCATGGTCGGCATGAGCGAGCGAACGCCGTTGCCGGCGCAGGTGGACCTCGGCGAGCTGGACCGCCGGATCATCCGGTGGTGGCAGGACAACGACGTCTTCGCCCGCAGCGTCGAGCAGACCGCGGACGGTCCCGCGTGGGTGTTCTACGAAGGCCCGCCGACCGCCAACGGCATGCCGGGCACCCATCACGTCGAGGCGCGCGTCTTCAAGGACGTCTTCCCGCGCTACCGCACGATGAAGGGCTGCTCCGTACCGCGCAGGGCCGGGTGGGACTGCCACGGGCTGCCGGTGGAGCTCGCGGTGGAGAAGGAGCTCGGTCTGGCCGGCAAGCCCGACATCGAGAAGATGGGCATCGCCGCGTTCAACGAGCACTGCCGGGAGTCGGTGCTGCGGCACGTCGGCGCGTTCGAGCAGCTCACCGAGCGGATGGGCTACTGGATCGACCTCGCGCACCCCTACGAGACGATGTCGCCGGAGTACGTCGACAGCGTGTGGTGGTCGTTGCAGCGCATCCACGCCGACGGGCGGTTGGTCGAGGACTTCCGCGTCACGCCGTACTGCGCGAACGACCAGACCACGTTGTCGGACCACGAGGTGGCGCAGGGGTACGAGTCCGTGACGGACCCGTCCGTCTACGTGCGACTCCCCTTGCTCGAGTCGCTGCACGGGATCGACGACGTCGAGCTGCTGATCTGGACGACGACGCCATGGACGCTGGTGTCCAACACCGCGGTCGCCGTGCACCCGGACGTCACCTACGTGGTCGCGCGCACCGGCCAGAGCGTGTTCGTGGTCGCCGAACCCCGGCTCGACGCGGTGCTCGGCGAGGCCGAGGTGCTCGCGTCGGTGCGGGGTGAGGAGCTGGCCGGGCTGCGGTACTCGCGGCCGTTCGACCTGGTCGAGATCCCGGACGCGCACCGGGTGGTGCTCGCCGGGTACGTGACGACCACCGACGGCACCGGCCTGGTGCACCAGGCGCCCGCGTTCGGCGCCGAGGACCTGGCCGTGGCGCGGCAGAACGGGCTGCCGCTGGTGAACCCGGTCGGCCGCGACGGCCGGTTCCTGGCCGAGGTGCCACTGGTCGGCGGGATCTTCTTCAAAGAAGCCGATGCCGTACTGGTCGAGGAACTGCGGAACAACGGCCGGCTGTTCCGCTACGAGGAGTTCGAGCACCCGTACCCGCACTGCTGGCGCTGCCACTGGCCGTTGGTCTACTACGCGCAGCCGTCGTGGTACATCCGCACGACCGACGTCCGCGAGGACCTGTTGCGGGAGAACGAGCGCACGAACTGGTTCCCCGAGCACATCAAGCACGGCCGCTACGGCGACTGGCTGGTGAACAACGTCGACTGGGCGCTGTCGCGGTCGCGCTACTGGGGCACACCGCTGCCGTTGTGGCGCTGCGCCGAAGGCCACGTCACGGCGGTCGGCTCACGCGCCGAGCTGGGCCGCCTGGCGGGCACCGATCTGTCCACTCTGGACCCGCACCGGCCGTTCGTGGACGCGATCACCTTCTCCTGCCCCGAGTGCGGTGAGGTCGCCACGCGCGTGCCCGAGGTGGTCGACGCCTGGTACGACTCGGGTTCGATGCCGTTCGCGTCGCTGGGCTACCCGCACGCGCCCGGCAGCGTGGAGGCCTTCGAGGCCACCTATCCCGCGCAGTACATCTGCGAGGCCATCGACCAGACCCGCGGCTGGTTCTACACGCTGATGGCGGTCGGCACGCTGGTGTTCGGCAGGTCGGCGTACGAGAACGTGGTGTGCCTGGGCCACATCCTGGCCGAGGACGGCCGCAAGATGAGCAAGCACCTGGGCAACATCATCGAGCCGATCCCGCTGATGGACACCCACGGCGCCGACGCCCTGCGCTGGTTCATGGCCTGCTCGGGCTCACCGTGGTCGGCCCGCCGGGTCGGCGCCGGGCCGCTCGACGAGATCGTGCGCAAGGTCCTGCTGACGTACTGGAACACCGCGTCGTTCTTCAGCCTCCACGCCTCCACCCGGTCGTGGACGCCCGGCGACGACCGCCCCGTGCTCGACCGGTGGGTGCTGTCCGAGCTCCACACGCTGGTCACGGCCGTCGACGCGAGCATGGAGCAGTACGACACCGCGCAGGCCGGCCGGCTGCTCGCCGCGTTCGTCGACGACCTCTCGAACTGGTACGTGCGCCGGTCACGCCAACGGTTCTCGCGCGGCGACGAGAACGCCCTGGCCACCTTGCACGAGTGCCTGGACGTGCTCACCCGCCTGCTCGCGCCGTTCATCCCGTTCATCACCGAGGAGGTCTGGCAGCGCGTCATCCGGCCGCACGACACCGCCGCCGCCGAGTCGGTCCACCTGGCCACGTGGCCGGTCGCCGACGACAGTCGCGTCTCCCCCGGGCTGTCGGCGGAGGTCGCCGGCGCCCGCGTGGTCGCCGAACTGGGCCGCGCCGCCCGCAAGTCCGCGGGCCTGCGCATCCGCCAGCCGCTGGGCAGGGCCCTGGTCAGCACCCCGCTGTCGCGGGAGCTGCTCGACGACGTCGGCGACGAGCTGAACGTCAAGCTGATGCTGCCGCTCGACGCCGCGAGCGAGGTGGTCGACGTCGAGGTGCGGCCGAACTTCCGCGCACTCGGCCGGCGCTTCGGCAAGCGCACCCAGGAGGTGGCGGCGGCGATCACGGCCACCGACCCCCGTCAGCTGGCGGAGACCCTGCGCGCCACGGGAACTTTTGAGCTGGCCGGATCCGTCACGCTCGAGCCGGACGACGTGCTGGTCACGGAGGCGCCGCGCAGTGGGTGGGTCGTGGGGTCGCAGCAGGGTGTGACGGTCGCACTCGACACCGCGCTCACGCCGGAGCTGGAGGCGGAGGGGCGGGCGCGAGACGTCGTCCGGCTGGTGCAACAGGCCCGCAAGGACGCCGGTTTCGAGGTCTCCGACCGCATCGAGCTCGTTCTGGCGGCACCGGACGACATCGCGGCAGCCGTCCGCACGCACCGCGAGTTCATCGAACGCGAGACGCTGGCCGTGTCCCTGGCCCTGGAGGCCGCCGAGGAGGTCGCCGTCCGGGTCAGCAAGGCCTAGTCCCCACGGGTGGATCTCGGACCGGGACCGACACCGCACTAGAAACTGGAACGTGTTCTAGTTAGGCTACACCGCATGATCGCCACAGTGGTGTGGGGCACGGGCAACGTCGGACGTGCGGCAATTCGGGCCGTGGAGGCCCATCCCGGGTTGAAACTGGCCGCGGTGGTCGTGCACGACCCGAACAAGGTGGGCCGTGACGCCGGGGAGCTGGCTGGAACCGGTTACAACCTCGGGGTGGCGGCGACCGACGACATCGACGCGGTGCTCGCCGCCAGTCCGCGGGCCGTCGTGTACGCGGCATCGGGTGACATCCGGCCGGCCGAGGCGCTCGCCGACATCACCAAGGCGATCGCGGCGGGTGCCGTGGTGGTGACACCGTCGTTGTACGCGCTGTACGACCCGCGGAGTGCGCCGGCCGAGCTGCGGGACCCGGTGCTGAAGGCGATCGCGGACGGCGGCGGGTCGCTGTTCGTGTCGGGTGTGGACCCCGGCTGGGGCAACGACGTGCTGCCGTTGCTGGTGAGCGGGCTGGGCAGCCAGATCGACGCGGTGCGCTGCCAGGAGATCTTCGACTACTCGACCTACGACCAGCCGGACGCGGTGCGGTGGCTGATCGGGATGGGGCAGCCGCTCGACTACCAGGCGCCGATGCTGATGCCGACCGTGCCGACCATGGTGTGGGGCGGGCAGATCCGGTTGATGGCGCGGGCGTTGGGCGTGGAGCTCGACGAGATCCGCGAGACCGTGGACCGGCGGGCGCTCGACGAGACCGTGACGACGCGGACCATGGGCGAGTTCGAGGCGGGTACGCAGGGCGCCATCCGGTTCGAGGTGCAAGGCATCGTCGGTGGCAAGCCGTTGATCGTGATCGAGCACGTGACGCGGATCCACGCGTCGTGCGCGACCGACTGGCCGACGCCACCCTCCGGGGACGGCGCGCACAAGGTGATCATCGAGGGGCGGCCGCGCATCGAGGTGTCGGTCGAGTCCGACGACGAGGGCGAGAACCGGTCCGCGGGTGGCAACGCAACGGCGGTCGGGCGGCTGGTGAACGCCATCGACTGGCTGGCGGCGGCCGAGCCCGGACTCTACGACGCGCTGGACGTGCCGCTGCGGCCGGTGGCGGGCAAGCTCGGGAGGAGCACGCGATGAACATCGACATCCCGGAGGGCAAGGACCCCATCGGGTACGTGTGGGGCGAGATGGTACCGGGGATCGGTGTTGCGGCCGCGAACTTCTCGCTGGCGGTGTACCAGCACACCACGCTCGGGCTGCGCGAGTTCGAGGCGGCCCGGTTGCGGACCGCGCAGATCAACGGGTGCCTGTTCTGCCTGGACTGGCGGACCGAGCGCGACGGGCAGAAGGTCGAGGAGACCTTCATCGACGCGGTGACCCAGTGGCGCACCACCGACGCGTTCGACGACCGCACCAGGATGGCCGCGGAGTACGCCGAGCGGTACGCACTGGATCACCACGGTCTCGACGAGGACTTCTGGTCCCGCATGACCGCGCTGTACAGCCAGGTGGAGGTCGTGGAGCTGACGATGAGCATCGGCGCGTGGCTCTCGTTCGGGCGGTTGAACCACGTGCTCGGGCTCGACGCGGTCTGCGTGCTGCCCAGTCAACTCGGCGCCTCCACATAGGACCATCACAGGTCGGTGGCGATGATCTTCTCGATGTTGCGCTCGGCGAGCGCGGTGATCGTGACGAACGGGTTGACGACGGTCGTGCCGGGGATCAGCGCGCCGTCCACGACGTACAACCCCGGATACCCGTGCAGGCGGCCGTAGGAGTCGGTGGCCCTGTTCAGGACCGCGCCGCCGAGCGGGTGGTAGGTGAGGTGGTCGCCCCAGATCTTGTAGATGCCGAAGAGGTCGGTCCGGTAGATCGTCCCCTCCTTCGAGTTGATCTTGTCGAAGATCGTCTTGGCGGCGGTGATGGACGTCTGCTTCCACGCCGTCTGCCAGCTGAGGTCGACCCTGTTCGCGGCGGCGTTCCAGGAGAACGCGGCGCGGTGCGGGGTCTTGGTGATCGACAGGTAGAACGAGGCGTAGGTCTCGATCCCGGTCGGTAGCGGCGCCACCTCCGCGAACGCTCCACCGGCCGCCCAGTTGTCGATGCCAAGAGTGGGGATGGACGACTGCAGCGGCCCGGTCGGGTCCCACATGTGGTTGGCCCGGCCGCACATGACGTTGCCGTTGTCGCCCCAGCCCTTGCCGACCTCGCCGTTCAAGTTCGGCAGCGCGCCCGTGGCCTTGAGCTTCACCAGGAGCTTGCTGGTGCCGACGCTGCCGGCGGCGAAGAACACCTTGGCGGCGGTCACCTGCTTGGTGGCGACGACGTCACCGGTGGTGTTGAGCTGCTCGATGGTGACGGTGTAGCCGCCGGTCGTCGGCCGGACCGTGCTGACCCGGTGCAGCGGCGAGATCGTGACCCGGCCAGTCGCCCTGATCTTCGGGATGTACGTCTTCTGCAGGGACTTCTTGCCGTAGTTGTTGCCGTAGAGGATCTCACCGGCCAGCGCGGACTTGGGTACGGTCCCGGCGGCCTCCTGCTTCATGTAGTTCCAGTCGTACACCGTGGGCACGAAGACGAACGGGAAGTTGCTGCGCTGGGCGTGTTTGCGGCCCACCCTGGCGTACTGGTAGCACGCGGTGGAGTCGAACCAGGCGGGGTCGATCATGCCGACGCCGAGCTCGGCGTTGGCGCGCGGGTAGTAGGTGTTGTACATCTCGTCGGCGTTCACACCGGGCAGCACGTCGCCGAACGTCTCGCGCCGGGGCGTGACGGCCATGCCGCCGTTGACGAGCGAGCCGCCGCCGACACCGCGGCCCTGGTAGACGGTGATGCCGCTGAACTCCTCGGCGTCGAGGATCCCGGTGTACTTCGGGATGTTCTTGTCGATCGGAAAGCCGAGGAAGTTGCTCAACGGCTGTTTCGTCCTGGTGCGCAACCAGAACGAGCGCTGGTCGGGTGTCGTGGTGTTGGCGAAGACCTTGCCGTCCGAGCCCGGCGTGTCCCAGGCCATGCCCATCTCCACCATGTGGACGTCGACTCCGGCCTGGGCGAGGCGCAGGGCGGCCACGCACCCGCCGTACCCGGTGCCGATGACGAGCGCCGGAATCGTTGCGGCGTCTGCGATCGAGGTCGCCGCGTACGCCGCCGGAGCGAGCCCGCCGAGGGCCAGCCCACCAATAATAGAACCTGTTCCAGTAAGGAACGAACGTCGAGAGGGACCGGTAAAACCGTTGTCACACGTCATTGTGTGGTTCATGTGATCATCCTCACTCTTTCCGCATGAGAACAAGTTATACCTGCGCTTGTGCGGCAAGTCACTACCTGCTAGTCCCGGTTCCCACGGCACACGTGTGCACGCACTGTGCTGAACGGGTGAAGAGTGCGAACATGTGTTCGTGAGCTCGACCCCGATCCTGCACGCCGACCTCGACGCGTTTTACGCCTCCGTCGAGCAGCGCGACGACCCCCGGCTGCGAGGCCGCCCGGTCATCGTCGGCGGCGGCGTGGTGCTGGCCGCGAGCTACGAGGCCAAGGCGTTCGGCGTCCGCACCGCGATGGGCGGCCGCCGAGCAGCGCGGCTGTGTCCACAAGCGATCGTCGTGCCACCCCGGATGTCGGCGTACTCGGCCGCGAGCAAGGCGGTGTTCGAGGTCTTCCGCACCACGACACCGCTGGTGGAGGGCTTGTCGATCGACGAGGCGTTCCTCGACGTCGGCGGCCTGCACCGGATCGCCGGTCCACCGGAGACGATCGCCGCCCGTCTGCGCGCCCGCGTCCTGGCCGAGGTGGGCCTGCCCATCACGGTCGGCGTCGCGCGCACCAAGTTCCTCGCCAAGGTCGCCTCCGGGGTGGCCAAACCGGACGGTCTGCTGGTCGTGCCGGCCGACGGCGAGCTCGAGTTCCTGCACCCGTTGCCGGTCGAGCGCCTGTGGGGCGTTGGCACGGTGACCGCCGCCAAACTGCACGCCCTCGGCATCTCCACGGTCGGCGAGATCGCCGCACTCGGCCCGGACGCGCTGGTCGCGATGCTGGGCAAGGCAGCGGGCCGGCACCTGCACGCACTGGCCCACAACCACGACCCGCGCCCGGTCCAGGTGGGCAGACGCCGCCGCTCCATCGGCTCGCAACGCGCACTGGGCCGCCGCCCCCGAACCCCGGACGACCTCGACGCGATCCTGGCCTCGCTGATCGACGGCGTGTCCCGCCGCCTGCGCACAGCGGACCGGTCCGCCCGTACCGTCGTGCTGCGCCTCGTGCTGCGCCTCCGCTTCGCCGACTACACCCGTGTCACCCGCTCGCACACGCTCGTGCACCCCACCGCCGACACCGAGGTGCTGCTGAAGGCGGCACGCGTGCTGCTCTCCGCCGCGTTGCCGATGATCACCGAACGCGGCATCACGCTGCTGGGTGTTTCGCTGGCCGGGCTGGGAAAGGAGGACACGATCCAGTTGGTGCTGCCGTTCGACGAGTGCGAGCCGGGTGCGCTGGACACGGCGCTGGACCACGTGCGGGACCGGTTCGGCGGGAAGGCGGTGACGCGGGCGGCGTCGATCGGGCGGGACACCGGGGTGTCGGTGCCGCTGCTGCCGGACTGAGCCGACTCGGTGGTCGAGAACTCCCGCCCCGACCGCCGAACCGCGCGGTCAGGCCCTGACGCGGGCCTTCGTCGTCCACATCCGGTACCCGGCCTTCAGCGCCTCGGTCTCCGTCTCGAACGTCACGTCACCCTTCATCCGCCGGTAGTACGGCGACTCGGGCGTGTGGTAGACCATCGTGCGCGAGTTCCCCTTGACGGGCAACGACTCCTGCTCGGCCGGCACCGTCACGACCGGTTCCTCGGCCACCTCGACCACCGGCTGGCGCAGGATCTGCTTCTCCTGCGCGGCGCGGGGTGCGGGGAGGGCCAGCAGGGTCTTCGGAGACCCGGTGTGGGTGCGCCTGCGCAGGACGAACCAGGTGAGCAGGCAGCCCACGGTGAAGGACACCAGGCACAGCACGAACATCTGCGAGAACAACCAGAGCACGGGGGGACTCCTAGCGGACTACGACGTCGACCTGGCGTGTGGCCGGGTCGTACTCGCCGTCGGGGGCTGGACGGGTCTCAATGGCGATCAGCGCCGGTGACACGCCCTGGCCCACGAGCTCGTCGCGGACCAGTTCGCCTCGCTTCGTGGCCGTCGCGGGGTCGGTGCCGTGGGCGACCAGGGTGATCGAGGCGCGTGGTGCGACCAGGAGCATGCGGCCGACGCGGTGGACCAGCACCGGGCCGTGGCCCTCCCACGCCGTTGTGCCCTGCACGAAGCGGATCGCGCCGTTGCCGTTCACCAGGCGGTTGACCGAGTCGTGCAGCGCCTCGACGTTCAGGTCGCCGATGGTGGTGGACGGGCCGATCTCGATGCGGTCGGTGACCTGCAGGCCGTTGGCGGCCTGGCGGACGGCGTCGCGGACGGCGGTGGCGCGGTGCTCGTCCGGTACGCGGGCGGCGATCGCGACGTGTCCGGTGTGGACGGTCGTGGTCACCTCGGTCACCCTGGCGGACAGGGTGGCCGACACGAGCCTGCCGATCACCGCGGGCGGGATCGGCAGCGTGCCGCCCAGCCGCAGTGCCGCGGTGACCCGGTGGTCCGCCGTCGGCACCGCGTCGAGCAACGCGCGCCGTTCCGCGTCGTCGGCCACCGCACCCGCCACCAGGATCTCACCACCGCGCACCGCCACGAGCAGCTGCTCGGGACCGGCCTGGCGGACCTCGGTGCCGGCCACGCCGTCGACGTCGGCGACGACGGCCCGCACGGCGTCGGCCGAGCGCGGGGCCACCTCGCTGACCACCACCGAACGGCCGCTCACCGCGACGACGCCGTGGTAGCCGGCTTTCTGCAACGCCGAACGCACGTCGGCGTCCAGTGAGCGCTCGACGCCACTGCCGTAGACGAACACACCGGTGGCGGCGAGCAGCGCGGGCACCAACAGCCCGCCGATCCAAACCGCGTGAGGCAAACGCACGGCGAAGGGAGTACCGGACCGCGGGGAGGAAAAGCCAGTCGCTGCCCGCGTTCGGGCCGAACTTCACCCGGTCAGGTGGCGATAGGCGCCGCCGCAATCCCCTGTACGTGTCGAGTCGATCAACGTAGCGTCGTGGTCATGTGCCGGTACGCCGAGACGCCCTACAAAGTCCACTACGTGTGCGTGCCGTGCCGCAAGTCCCACAAGTACGCGTGGGACGGCGAGGACCACACCTGCCCGTCGTGCCGCCGGCCGATGACGTTCGCGGGCCACGACTTCGCGGCACCGCGGCGCACGGACGACTCCGGGTGGAGGGCCGTGGCCGCGGTGCTGGAGGCCGGGTTGCGGTACGAGGGCTTCGAGACGTGCGGGTGCGGGCGGCGACCGGGGTTCCGGCCGCGGACCGGGCCGAGGTGCGGGCGCGGCGGGTCCGGGGGCGGCGGCTGGAGCTGTCGGACGCGGAGGCGCTCGTGGCCCGTGATCCCGCCGATCTGGCCTGACCCGGCTCACCTGACCCACCCAACCCAATCTCCGCTGCCCGATCCTGAACGCCGGCGGAATGGCACTGGCACGCCCGGTTCGCCGCGGCTGTCAGCCGGTCGGCAACGCGCGCAGGAACGCCGCCAGCCGCTCTTCCAGGTGCGGGCGGACCTCGTCGCCGGTGAAGATCCACGGTGAGCGGGCCTCCATGCCGGCCACGACCATCTCGCCGACCTCGTCGATGCCGGGGCCGCTCCTGAGGAACGCGTCCACCGCCGGCACGTAGTCGTCGTGCAGCGCCACGGTGGGGTCGAACGACCTGGTGTTGCGGACGATCTCGGTGTCGACCGGTCCCGGGCACAGCACGCTCACGTCGACGCCGTGCTTGGCGACGGTCAGCCGCAGCGACTCCGACAGGGCGACGACGGCCGCCTTCGCCGTCGCGTACAACACGTTCGGGTCGGCCACGAGACCCGCGGCCGACGAGGTGTTCACGATGTGGCCGGCGCCGCGCCTGATCATCCTGGGCAGGAACGTCTGGACGCCATTGACCACGCCGGTCAGGTTGACCGCGAGCGAGAGGTCCCACTTGTCGTAGGTCAGCTCGGCCGGCACGGAGAACGGCACGATGCCCGCGTTGTTGAACAACAGGTCGACCGGTCCCAGCGCGGCCTCGACCCGGTCGGCGGCCGCGGCGAACGCGACCCGGTCCCGCACGTCGAGCGGCACCTCGGCCGCCAGCTCGCCGGCGCTGCTCGCCAGCGCCTCCTCGTCGACGTCGGCCAGCGCGAGGCGCACTCCCCGCTTGCCCAGCGCGCGGGCGATGCCCAGGCCGATCCCCTGCGCACCGCCGGTGATGAACGCGACCGAACCCGTCCAGTCCCTCATGGGAGCACCTCCCTGTGTTGAGCGATCGACACTATGTCAGTCAACACAGTACGCTGCTCAGCATGCCATCGACCTCGGAAGCACCGGTGCTGACACTCGGCCAGGTGCTCAAGACCGGAGGGCGCGCCGTGCTCGGCGTCCTCGTCGGCCTGCAGGTGCTCGACTCCGTCGACAACGTGATGTTCGTGGTGTTCGCCAAGAGGGCCGATCCAGACCTCGCTGCTCGTCGACACCTACCCGCGGGCAGGCCGTGGGCGTGCTCGGACTGCACCGCGCCGCGAACCGCGGGGTCGTCGTCGGCCGCTGCTGGCCGGCGTTCGCCGCGGTGCCGGCGGGCAGGAAGCGTGGCGGTGGCGTTCGGCCCTCGGTGCCGGGCTGCTGCTCGCCTGGCCGCGCTGCGGTTGCCGGAACCGGTGCGCGCACAGGAGCCGGGCGTGGGAAGCGTTGCGGCAGCTGCGGAGGATCCGCACCTACGTGCTCGTGACGGCGCTCTCCGCGTTCGGCATGGGTGTCGCGACCTTGCCGACCTACCTCTCG from Lentzea guizhouensis harbors:
- a CDS encoding dihydrodipicolinate reductase, yielding MIATVVWGTGNVGRAAIRAVEAHPGLKLAAVVVHDPNKVGRDAGELAGTGYNLGVAATDDIDAVLAASPRAVVYAASGDIRPAEALADITKAIAAGAVVVTPSLYALYDPRSAPAELRDPVLKAIADGGGSLFVSGVDPGWGNDVLPLLVSGLGSQIDAVRCQEIFDYSTYDQPDAVRWLIGMGQPLDYQAPMLMPTVPTMVWGGQIRLMARALGVELDEIRETVDRRALDETVTTRTMGEFEAGTQGAIRFEVQGIVGGKPLIVIEHVTRIHASCATDWPTPPSGDGAHKVIIEGRPRIEVSVESDDEGENRSAGGNATAVGRLVNAIDWLAAAEPGLYDALDVPLRPVAGKLGRSTR
- a CDS encoding carboxymuconolactone decarboxylase family protein, yielding MNIDIPEGKDPIGYVWGEMVPGIGVAAANFSLAVYQHTTLGLREFEAARLRTAQINGCLFCLDWRTERDGQKVEETFIDAVTQWRTTDAFDDRTRMAAEYAERYALDHHGLDEDFWSRMTALYSQVEVVELTMSIGAWLSFGRLNHVLGLDAVCVLPSQLGAST
- the dinB gene encoding DNA polymerase IV; protein product: MFVSSTPILHADLDAFYASVEQRDDPRLRGRPVIVGGGVVLAASYEAKAFGVRTAMGGRRAARLCPQAIVVPPRMSAYSAASKAVFEVFRTTTPLVEGLSIDEAFLDVGGLHRIAGPPETIAARLRARVLAEVGLPITVGVARTKFLAKVASGVAKPDGLLVVPADGELEFLHPLPVERLWGVGTVTAAKLHALGISTVGEIAALGPDALVAMLGKAAGRHLHALAHNHDPRPVQVGRRRRSIGSQRALGRRPRTPDDLDAILASLIDGVSRRLRTADRSARTVVLRLVLRLRFADYTRVTRSHTLVHPTADTEVLLKAARVLLSAALPMITERGITLLGVSLAGLGKEDTIQLVLPFDECEPGALDTALDHVRDRFGGKAVTRAASIGRDTGVSVPLLPD
- a CDS encoding SDR family NAD(P)-dependent oxidoreductase, with amino-acid sequence MRDWTGSVAFITGGAQGIGLGIARALGKRGVRLALADVDEEALASSAGELAAEVPLDVRDRVAFAAAADRVEAALGPVDLLFNNAGIVPFSVPAELTYDKWDLSLAVNLTGVVNGVQTFLPRMIRRGAGHIVNTSSAAGLVADPNVLYATAKAAVVALSESLRLTVAKHGVDVSVLCPGPVDTEIVRNTRSFDPTVALHDDYVPAVDAFLRSGPGIDEVGEMVVAGMEARSPWIFTGDEVRPHLEERLAAFLRALPTG